A stretch of the Nicotiana tabacum cultivar K326 chromosome 6, ASM71507v2, whole genome shotgun sequence genome encodes the following:
- the LOC142182252 gene encoding protein FAR1-RELATED SEQUENCE 4-like — protein MPFDLFVGGNQHRQSILLGCALMSSENITSYKMVLSTWFGALNNVHPLAIITDQCDSIKAAINAMMSNTVHSYCIWHIFAKLPTKLSGVLDGKIAKAEFKALVLDSINVAKFER, from the coding sequence ATGCCATTTGATTTATTTGTTGGTGGCAATCAGCATAGGCAGTCCATACTTTTGGGATGTGCTCTTATGTCTAGTGAGAATATAACAAGTTACAAAATGGTGCTATCTACATGGTTTGGGGCTCTAAACAATGTCCATCCATTAGCTATCATAACTGACCAATGTGATAGTATTAAGGCTGCCATCAATGCAATGATGTCAAATACGGTACATAGCTATTGTATATGGCACATATTCGCAAAGTTGCCTACGAAGTTAAGCGGAGTTCTTGATGGTAAGATTGCAAAGGCAGAATTTAAGGCATTAGTCCTTGATAGCATAAACGTTGCTAAGTTTGAGAGATGA